The Streptomyces sp. NBC_00670 genome window below encodes:
- a CDS encoding LysR family transcriptional regulator substrate-binding protein: MAGRAFLEEAKIATTASRRAVTAVRAADGELAGELFMAVHMGLGAHQLPHVLGQRRARHPQLQVTLYEEPDPAELERLLRQGTLDMFLVHRLPAGCAFDVHTLGEEACVAVLPKGHPLLAGGGALRLEDLACPLRPSPTEPVLVGGRRGPGPAEAAMLDHLGRQNWCGTALLGRSATD, from the coding sequence ATGGCAGGGCGGGCGTTCCTCGAAGAGGCGAAGATCGCGACGACCGCGTCCCGGCGTGCCGTCACGGCCGTCCGCGCCGCCGACGGGGAGCTGGCGGGCGAGCTCTTCATGGCCGTCCACATGGGCCTGGGAGCACACCAGTTGCCCCACGTGCTGGGGCAACGGCGCGCCCGTCACCCCCAGTTGCAGGTGACCCTCTACGAGGAGCCCGACCCCGCGGAGCTGGAACGGCTGCTCCGTCAGGGAACCCTCGACATGTTCCTCGTGCACCGTCTCCCCGCCGGGTGCGCCTTCGACGTCCACACGCTGGGCGAGGAGGCCTGCGTCGCCGTCCTGCCGAAGGGGCACCCGCTTCTCGCCGGCGGCGGTGCCCTGCGCCTGGAGGACCTGGCCTGCCCGCTCCGGCCGTCCCCGACCGAGCCCGTCCTTGTCGGCGGGCGGCGCGGTCCGGGCCCGGCGGAGGCGGCCATGCTCGACCACCTCGGCCGGCAGAACTGGTGCGGCACGGCACTCCTGGGCCGGTCCGCGACCGACTGA
- a CDS encoding SDR family oxidoreductase produces MVTVTPLGVRVPLCEAAPTVVHVQHVQHVQHGQHGHAGRKAADRSRRARQRPLPGWAAEWGQYGIRVNAVAPGNVSSDNVVDFIGADRFTTWSGGNPLKRNATPEELAEVITFVPSERAGFVTGKVFVADGGRLAV; encoded by the coding sequence ATGGTCACCGTCACCCCGCTCGGGGTGCGGGTGCCTCTATGCGAGGCCGCTCCTACCGTGGTGCACGTCCAGCACGTCCAGCACGTCCAGCACGGCCAGCACGGCCACGCGGGCCGGAAAGCCGCCGACCGATCTCGGCGTGCGCGTCAGAGACCTCTTCCAGGCTGGGCCGCGGAGTGGGGCCAGTACGGCATTCGCGTCAACGCGGTGGCCCCCGGCAACGTGAGCAGCGACAACGTGGTCGACTTCATCGGCGCCGACCGGTTCACGACCTGGTCCGGGGGCAATCCGCTCAAGCGCAACGCTACACCCGAGGAACTCGCCGAGGTCATCACGTTCGTGCCGAGCGAGCGCGCCGGCTTCGTCACCGGCAAGGTCTTCGTGGCCGACGGCGGCCGCCTCGCCGTCTGA
- a CDS encoding amidohydrolase family protein, whose amino-acid sequence MSTTPCEAGRDEAGEIRGFWTGLGLPGLIDVHTHFMPERVLHKVWDYFDTSGPLIGGLAWPITYRREEAERAALLRDFGVRAFTSMLYPHKPGMARWLNDWAADFARRTPDCLHTATLHPEPDTAAYVHEAIEAGARIFKAHVQVGGYDPADERLQPAWGLLAETGTPVVMHCGSGPAPGKHTGPEPVARVLARHPRLRLIVAHMGMPEYEDFLDLAERHDQVRLDTTMAFTDFTEGFMPFPHKALPRLAALGDRILLGTDFPNIPYPYLHQLQSLERLGLGDDWLRAVCHDNAADLFHL is encoded by the coding sequence ATGAGCACCACCCCGTGCGAGGCCGGGCGAGACGAGGCCGGCGAGATCCGCGGCTTCTGGACCGGGCTGGGTCTGCCCGGGCTGATCGACGTCCACACCCACTTCATGCCCGAGCGGGTCCTGCACAAGGTCTGGGACTACTTCGACACCAGCGGCCCTCTGATCGGCGGTCTGGCCTGGCCCATCACCTACCGGCGGGAGGAGGCCGAACGTGCCGCGCTGCTGCGCGACTTCGGCGTGCGGGCCTTCACGTCCATGCTCTATCCGCACAAGCCCGGCATGGCCCGGTGGCTGAACGACTGGGCGGCCGACTTCGCCCGCCGTACCCCCGACTGCCTGCACACCGCCACCCTCCACCCCGAACCCGACACCGCCGCCTACGTCCACGAGGCCATCGAAGCCGGCGCCCGGATCTTCAAGGCCCACGTCCAGGTGGGCGGTTACGACCCGGCCGACGAACGCCTCCAACCGGCATGGGGGCTGCTGGCCGAGACCGGGACTCCCGTGGTCATGCACTGCGGTTCCGGACCCGCGCCCGGCAAGCACACCGGCCCCGAACCCGTCGCCCGCGTCCTCGCCCGCCACCCCCGACTGCGCCTGATCGTCGCCCACATGGGCATGCCCGAGTACGAGGACTTCCTCGACCTCGCCGAACGCCACGACCAGGTCCGCCTCGACACGACGATGGCGTTCACCGACTTCACCGAGGGCTTCATGCCCTTCCCCCACAAGGCCCTGCCCCGCCTCGCCGCCCTCGGCGACCGCATCCTGCTCGGCACCGACTTCCCCAACATCCCCTACCCCTACCTCCACCAACTCCAGTCTTTGGAACGGCTGGGTCTCGGCGACGACTGGCTAAGAGCCGTGTGCCACGACAACGCGGCCGACCTGTTCCACCTCTGA
- a CDS encoding zinc-binding dehydrogenase → MRRLAPEGLDAVLDLVGDRSLTSGLAGMVKDGGVLLSTAFGLDDQLMADARIQAAHYSLDRKPGRLGELMELVTAGSIRPVIGTTLPLSEVPRALTGDLPAARLRGRTVLQVR, encoded by the coding sequence CTGCGCCGGCTCGCCCCCGAGGGCCTCGACGCGGTCCTCGACCTCGTCGGCGACCGCTCACTCACCAGCGGCCTGGCCGGCATGGTGAAGGACGGCGGTGTACTGCTGTCGACCGCCTTCGGTCTCGACGACCAACTCATGGCCGACGCACGCATCCAGGCCGCGCACTACTCGCTCGACCGCAAGCCCGGGCGACTCGGCGAACTCATGGAACTCGTCACCGCAGGCAGCATCCGGCCTGTCATCGGCACGACGCTTCCCCTCTCGGAAGTACCACGAGCCCTCACCGGCGACCTCCCGGCCGCGCGGCTGCGCGGCAGGACCGTGCTGCAGGTCCGCTGA
- a CDS encoding TetR/AcrR family transcriptional regulator: MSRSTEGGGTVSVARARLLDTATRIFYAEGIHSVGIDRIVAEAKVTRATLYRHFASKEDLVLAYLDQADRAIREQVEAARASSASPTDQVRAVAKTITEGIQSTGFRGCAFLNAAAEYSDPTHPIHQAVLAHRQWFLNTVTELLAQTSEATADAAGRHFVMLRDGAMSAGCLFDPKLISDTFLHGVEGIIKARTIPELTNASGS; the protein is encoded by the coding sequence ATGAGTCGGAGTACTGAAGGCGGCGGCACCGTATCCGTGGCGAGGGCGCGGTTGCTCGACACGGCGACCCGGATCTTCTACGCCGAGGGCATCCACTCCGTCGGCATCGACCGGATCGTCGCCGAGGCGAAGGTGACTCGAGCCACCCTCTACCGGCACTTCGCGAGCAAGGAAGACCTCGTCCTGGCCTACCTCGACCAGGCCGACCGGGCCATACGGGAGCAGGTCGAGGCCGCTCGGGCGAGCAGCGCGTCCCCGACCGACCAGGTGCGGGCCGTGGCCAAGACGATCACCGAAGGAATCCAGTCCACCGGGTTCCGCGGCTGCGCCTTCCTCAACGCGGCCGCCGAATACTCCGATCCCACGCACCCGATCCACCAGGCCGTCCTCGCCCACCGGCAGTGGTTCCTCAACACCGTCACCGAACTGCTGGCCCAGACCAGCGAGGCGACGGCCGACGCCGCCGGCCGTCATTTCGTCATGCTGCGCGACGGCGCCATGTCCGCCGGCTGCCTCTTCGACCCGAAGCTCATCTCCGACACCTTCCTCCACGGCGTCGAAGGCATCATCAAGGCCCGCACCATTCCCGAACTCACCAACGCGTCCGGGTCCTGA
- a CDS encoding TetR/AcrR family transcriptional regulator produces MTGSGDSGPPRPRRRPRARRGEGGRLYEEILDAAETLLDTSGESAVTIRAVAQRVGVSNPAVYLHFADRSALLSTVCLRVWDRLDTYMTDAGSTATDPAGDLKNRCVAYVRFGLDHPLRYRLVASGPATEATARVADACFRSLRHAVRRTADDGVPDSEVTALTRAVCACLHGAVSLLLLQPASVWPDDLDRYVDDVASLATSGALHRLGRWPAASA; encoded by the coding sequence ATGACCGGATCCGGTGACTCCGGCCCCCCTCGCCCACGGCGCCGTCCACGGGCCCGGCGCGGCGAGGGAGGCAGGCTGTACGAGGAGATTCTCGACGCCGCGGAGACCCTGCTCGACACGTCGGGGGAGAGTGCCGTCACCATCCGCGCCGTGGCGCAGCGGGTGGGCGTCAGCAACCCCGCCGTGTATCTCCACTTCGCCGACCGCTCGGCCCTGCTGAGCACCGTCTGCCTCCGCGTCTGGGACCGGCTCGACACCTATATGACGGATGCCGGCTCGACCGCGACGGACCCCGCCGGCGATCTCAAGAACCGCTGCGTCGCCTACGTCAGGTTCGGCCTCGACCATCCGCTCCGCTACCGGCTCGTCGCCTCCGGACCTGCGACGGAGGCCACGGCCCGGGTGGCGGACGCCTGCTTCCGCAGCCTGCGGCACGCGGTGCGCAGGACGGCGGACGACGGTGTGCCGGACAGCGAGGTGACGGCGCTGACCCGCGCCGTCTGCGCCTGCCTGCACGGCGCCGTCTCCCTGCTCCTGCTGCAACCGGCGTCCGTATGGCCGGACGACCTGGACCGGTACGTGGACGACGTGGCGTCCCTGGCGACCAGCGGAGCCCTGCACCGGCTGGGCCGGTGGCCGGCAGCGTCGGCGTGA
- a CDS encoding PaaI family thioesterase has translation MPVPATMESGTHFLRPVLGAGAFATARPLHVGRSTVTVDVDIHDDQGRLCTRVTQLVALKRP, from the coding sequence GTGCCGGTCCCGGCGACCATGGAGTCCGGCACGCACTTCCTCCGCCCGGTGCTCGGCGCCGGGGCGTTCGCGACGGCACGCCCCCTGCACGTCGGCAGATCGACCGTGACGGTCGACGTGGACATCCACGACGACCAGGGCCGTCTGTGCACACGCGTCACCCAGCTCGTCGCGCTCAAGAGGCCCTGA
- a CDS encoding LysR substrate-binding domain-containing protein: MGASVDLARLLALGQQGARLVEVSETATLVVFVAAGHGVAVVPRSVRSLSLEGVTYVPLTDAETVGLLLARRTDRVSPATSRVAALIEECVRD, encoded by the coding sequence GTGGGTGCGTCCGTCGATCTCGCGCGTCTCCTTGCCCTCGGCCAGCAGGGTGCCCGCCTGGTGGAGGTCAGCGAGACGGCGACCCTGGTCGTGTTCGTCGCGGCGGGGCACGGTGTGGCGGTCGTCCCGCGGTCGGTGCGGAGCCTCAGCCTGGAGGGCGTGACCTATGTGCCGCTGACGGACGCCGAGACGGTCGGCCTCCTCCTGGCCCGCCGCACGGACCGCGTCTCCCCGGCGACGAGCCGCGTCGCGGCCCTGATCGAGGAGTGCGTGCGGGACTGA
- a CDS encoding DUF308 domain-containing protein: MPSLDVPAAGPTAAVGSFAPALRRLYLVRFGFAVVWAALLFADMSHLGALGITLLVLYPLFDVAAAIVDARSSGAGGTLRGLQTNIAISTVAAAALAVAGASGVPAVLRVWGAWAVVSGAVQLFVGLSRRKRRMSGQWPMMLSGGISVLAGTQFFLGASASDPKLTNLGGYALLGGIFFLVSALRLGRTRQAD; encoded by the coding sequence GTGCCCTCCTTGGACGTGCCGGCCGCCGGCCCCACCGCGGCCGTCGGCAGCTTCGCGCCGGCCCTGCGCCGGCTCTACCTCGTACGGTTCGGCTTCGCCGTCGTCTGGGCGGCCCTGCTGTTCGCCGACATGTCGCACCTCGGCGCCCTCGGCATCACCCTGCTCGTTCTCTATCCCCTGTTCGACGTCGCCGCGGCGATCGTCGACGCCCGTTCCTCCGGCGCCGGCGGAACGCTCCGCGGGTTGCAGACGAACATCGCGATCAGCACCGTCGCCGCGGCCGCCCTCGCCGTCGCCGGTGCCTCGGGAGTGCCGGCCGTCCTGCGTGTGTGGGGTGCCTGGGCCGTCGTCTCCGGAGCCGTCCAGTTGTTCGTCGGTCTCAGCCGCCGCAAGCGCCGGATGAGCGGCCAGTGGCCGATGATGCTCAGCGGCGGCATCTCCGTACTGGCCGGAACGCAGTTCTTCCTGGGCGCCTCCGCCTCGGATCCTAAGCTGACCAACCTGGGCGGCTACGCCCTCCTCGGCGGCATCTTCTTCCTCGTCTCGGCGCTGCGCCTCGGCCGCACCCGCCAGGCGGACTGA
- a CDS encoding molybdopterin-dependent oxidoreductase has translation MGGTSLDTPARTRPAGRVGRVARGALVGLVAGGAGLAVGELVAVATGEASAPVTAVGNWAISITPTWLEQFAIRNFGSNDKTVLLTGVYTTIGMGAAATGVLARARPTLASVLTAAFGVVGAIAAVTRPTAGTSWLFPSLCAGVAAALVLWRLTLLSRKESQPSAESGERRRFVIGALGTTAGALVAGYGGKEWIEKRYDVAKARAKVVLPTPATVLPEPPASVHAKVRGLGPFFTPTSEFYRVDTALAVPRVDPRDWKLRIHGMVDRPFEITFDELLSYRFEEHDMTLTCVSNPVGGPYVGNARWLGTPLAPLLRRAGVHRGADMILSTSTDGMTIGSPVEAVLDGRQAMLAIAMNGEVLPTQHGFPCRMLIPGLYGYVSATKWLTDLHLTTFAASDAYWTPRGYSPQAPVKTASRIDVPRSGATVPAGTVTLAGTAWATHRGVAAVEVRIDNGPWREATLTAADTPDTWRQWSYEWTNAPKGSHKVGVRATDATGAVQTSAVQGVVPNGATGHHTLTVEVS, from the coding sequence ATGGGCGGCACATCGCTCGACACCCCCGCCAGGACGCGCCCGGCCGGCCGCGTCGGGCGCGTCGCGCGGGGCGCGCTGGTCGGCCTGGTGGCCGGCGGCGCGGGCCTGGCGGTCGGTGAACTGGTCGCGGTGGCCACGGGGGAGGCCTCCGCGCCGGTGACGGCGGTCGGGAACTGGGCGATCAGCATCACGCCCACCTGGCTCGAACAGTTCGCGATCCGCAACTTCGGCAGCAACGACAAGACGGTGCTGCTGACCGGCGTCTACACGACGATCGGCATGGGGGCGGCCGCCACCGGCGTACTCGCCCGCGCCCGGCCGACCCTCGCGAGCGTGCTGACCGCCGCGTTCGGCGTCGTCGGCGCGATCGCCGCCGTCACCCGGCCGACGGCGGGCACCAGCTGGCTGTTTCCCTCACTGTGCGCAGGCGTCGCCGCGGCGCTGGTGTTGTGGCGGCTGACCCTCCTGTCACGCAAGGAGTCGCAGCCGTCCGCGGAGTCGGGCGAGAGGCGCCGCTTCGTGATCGGCGCACTCGGTACGACCGCGGGCGCGCTGGTGGCCGGATACGGCGGCAAGGAGTGGATCGAGAAGCGCTACGACGTCGCGAAGGCGCGCGCCAAGGTGGTGCTGCCGACACCGGCCACCGTGCTGCCCGAACCGCCCGCCTCGGTGCATGCGAAGGTCCGCGGCCTCGGTCCCTTCTTCACCCCCACCTCGGAGTTCTACCGGGTCGACACGGCACTCGCCGTTCCGCGCGTGGACCCGAGGGACTGGAAGCTGAGGATCCACGGCATGGTGGACCGCCCGTTCGAGATCACGTTCGACGAACTGCTCTCCTACCGGTTCGAAGAACACGACATGACCCTGACCTGTGTGTCGAACCCGGTCGGCGGACCGTACGTCGGCAACGCGCGCTGGCTCGGCACGCCGCTTGCGCCCCTGCTGCGCCGCGCCGGTGTCCACCGTGGAGCGGACATGATCCTGTCCACCTCCACCGACGGGATGACGATCGGCTCGCCGGTCGAAGCGGTGCTCGACGGCCGGCAGGCCATGCTGGCGATCGCGATGAACGGCGAGGTGCTGCCGACCCAGCACGGCTTCCCCTGCCGAATGCTGATTCCGGGCCTGTACGGATACGTGTCGGCCACCAAATGGCTGACCGATCTGCACCTCACCACCTTCGCGGCCTCCGACGCGTACTGGACACCACGCGGCTACTCGCCGCAGGCCCCGGTCAAGACCGCGTCCCGGATCGACGTGCCGCGGAGCGGGGCGACGGTTCCGGCCGGAACCGTGACGCTCGCCGGGACGGCCTGGGCCACCCACCGCGGCGTCGCCGCCGTGGAGGTGCGGATCGACAACGGTCCCTGGCGGGAGGCGACGCTGACGGCGGCGGACACCCCGGACACCTGGCGGCAGTGGTCGTACGAGTGGACGAACGCGCCCAAGGGTTCGCACAAGGTCGGGGTGCGCGCGACCGACGCCACCGGCGCCGTGCAGACCTCCGCCGTCCAGGGCGTGGTGCCGAACGGCGCCACCGGCCACCACACCCTCACCGTCGAGGTCTCCTGA
- a CDS encoding COG4315 family predicted lipoprotein, with translation MLRTTSLRTLGLGLSLAALATFAAACGDSSDDSSSTGAKTASTAPDSGAKPDAGAAPDPGAKSDPGSELVLKTAKGSAGIWLTDTAGRTLYLNTDDKKTASHCYDACAKKWPPLTTTKPVTVTGKYTVPSSLGTIKRTDGTKQVTYGGHPLYYYTGDTEPHQIKGQGVDNKWFLIGPIANIMNGSKP, from the coding sequence ATGCTCCGTACGACTTCCCTGCGCACGCTCGGCCTCGGCCTCTCCCTCGCCGCCCTGGCGACGTTCGCGGCAGCATGCGGTGACTCCTCCGACGACTCGTCGTCCACCGGTGCGAAGACGGCGTCCACGGCGCCGGACTCGGGTGCGAAGCCGGACGCGGGAGCGGCGCCGGACCCGGGTGCGAAGTCGGACCCGGGATCCGAACTGGTCCTGAAGACCGCGAAGGGCAGCGCCGGCATCTGGCTCACCGACACGGCCGGGCGCACGCTGTACCTGAACACCGACGACAAGAAGACGGCGTCCCACTGCTACGACGCGTGCGCCAAGAAGTGGCCGCCGCTCACGACGACCAAGCCGGTGACCGTGACCGGCAAGTACACCGTGCCGAGCAGCCTGGGCACCATCAAGCGGACCGACGGCACGAAGCAGGTCACCTACGGAGGCCACCCGCTGTACTACTACACAGGCGACACCGAGCCCCACCAGATCAAGGGCCAGGGCGTCGACAACAAGTGGTTCCTCATCGGACCCATCGCCAACATCATGAACGGCTCCAAGCCGTAA
- a CDS encoding aldo/keto reductase, protein MRQRTIGERTVSAVGLGGMPMSIEGRPDAQRSIATIHAALDAGVTLIDTADAYHRDAHEVGHNEELIARALREYGAGAADVLVATKGGHLRPGDGSWTRNGDPQYLKRAAKESARRLGVDAIGLYQFHRPDPAVPYADSVGALRELLEEGVILMAGISNADITRIDVAREVLGGRLVSVQNQFSPAFRSSLPELEHCADLGIAFLPWSPLGGIGNAKDLAERHGAFQQVADETGASVHRVALAWELALAPVVIPIPGASRPESIRDSAAAADLELTADQIARLSA, encoded by the coding sequence ATGCGGCAGCGCACCATCGGTGAGCGGACCGTCTCCGCGGTCGGCCTCGGCGGGATGCCGATGTCGATCGAGGGGCGCCCGGACGCACAGCGTTCGATCGCCACGATTCACGCCGCGCTCGACGCCGGCGTCACCCTGATCGACACGGCCGACGCCTACCACCGCGACGCGCACGAGGTCGGCCACAACGAGGAACTCATCGCCCGGGCGCTGCGCGAGTACGGCGCGGGCGCCGCCGACGTGCTCGTGGCGACGAAGGGCGGTCACCTGCGCCCCGGCGACGGATCGTGGACGCGCAACGGAGACCCGCAGTACCTCAAGCGCGCGGCGAAGGAGTCCGCCCGCCGGCTCGGCGTCGACGCGATCGGCCTCTACCAGTTCCACCGCCCCGACCCCGCCGTGCCCTACGCCGACTCCGTCGGCGCGCTCCGCGAGCTGCTGGAGGAGGGCGTGATCCTGATGGCCGGCATCTCCAACGCCGACATCACCCGGATCGACGTGGCCCGCGAGGTGCTCGGCGGCCGGCTCGTGTCGGTGCAGAACCAGTTCTCGCCCGCGTTCCGCTCCAGCCTGCCGGAGCTCGAGCACTGCGCCGACCTCGGTATCGCGTTCCTGCCGTGGAGCCCGCTGGGCGGCATCGGCAACGCGAAGGACCTCGCGGAGCGCCACGGAGCGTTCCAGCAGGTCGCCGACGAGACCGGCGCGAGCGTCCACCGGGTCGCCCTCGCGTGGGAGCTCGCGCTGGCACCCGTCGTCATCCCGATCCCCGGCGCCTCGCGCCCCGAGAGCATCCGTGACTCGGCCGCCGCGGCCGACCTCGAACTCACGGCCGACCAGATCGCACGCCTGTCCGCCTGA
- a CDS encoding aldo/keto reductase → MKTFTLPGTDMVVPNVVLGLMRIQEMSDEAVRTLVHTARDAGITFLDHADVYGSDTHGCERRFAEALGLSSSEREQFVIQSKAGIVRDGPYFDFSHEHIVRSVNGSLEALGTDYLDILLLHRPDALVEPEEVARAFDELSAAGKVRAFGVSNQTPRQLDLLRKYVRQPIVANQLQLSITHAPMIAQGVAANMQGLDQSLVRDDGIVDYCRLHDITIQAWSPFQAGFFDGPFIGSERHPELNAVIDRLSEKYGVPAEAIAVAWITRHPARMQVVLGTTTPERVTAAALGSDLPLTRSEWYELFRAAGYTVP, encoded by the coding sequence ATGAAGACCTTCACCCTGCCCGGCACCGACATGGTGGTCCCGAACGTCGTCCTCGGTCTGATGCGCATCCAGGAGATGAGCGACGAGGCGGTGCGCACGCTCGTGCACACGGCGCGCGACGCCGGCATCACCTTCCTCGACCACGCGGACGTGTACGGCTCGGACACGCACGGCTGCGAGCGCCGGTTCGCGGAAGCACTGGGACTCAGCTCGTCGGAGCGCGAACAGTTCGTCATCCAGTCCAAGGCCGGCATCGTGCGGGACGGCCCGTACTTCGACTTCTCCCACGAGCACATCGTGCGGTCGGTGAACGGCTCGCTCGAGGCGCTCGGCACCGACTACCTCGACATCCTGCTGCTGCACCGCCCCGACGCGCTCGTCGAGCCGGAGGAGGTGGCCCGCGCCTTCGACGAGCTGTCGGCGGCGGGCAAGGTGCGTGCCTTCGGCGTCTCCAACCAGACGCCCCGGCAGCTCGACCTGCTGCGCAAGTACGTCCGGCAGCCGATCGTCGCCAACCAGTTGCAGCTGTCGATCACCCACGCGCCGATGATCGCGCAGGGTGTCGCCGCGAACATGCAGGGCCTGGACCAGTCGCTCGTGCGTGACGACGGAATCGTCGACTACTGCCGCCTGCACGACATCACCATCCAGGCGTGGTCGCCCTTCCAGGCCGGGTTCTTCGACGGCCCGTTCATCGGCTCCGAGCGCCATCCCGAGCTGAACGCCGTGATCGACCGGCTGAGCGAGAAGTACGGCGTGCCGGCCGAGGCGATCGCGGTCGCCTGGATCACGCGCCACCCCGCGCGGATGCAGGTGGTGCTGGGCACCACCACACCGGAGCGGGTCACGGCCGCCGCGCTCGGCTCGGACCTCCCGCTCACCCGCTCCGAGTGGTACGAACTGTTCCGCGCCGCCGGCTACACGGTGCCGTAA
- a CDS encoding SDR family oxidoreductase, which yields MDINNSVALVTGANRGLGRAFSQRLLERGARKVYATARRPETVDLPGVEVLPLDITDPASVRATAEAAPDVSLLINNAGVSTGADLVTGSPDAVRHELETNMFGHLEMIRAFAPALAGNGGGAIVNVLSAMSWFGGRGAGAYHLSKAAAWAMTNGVRLELAEQGTLVTAVHLGLADTDMAAGWPVAKIAPSDLADAALDGVEAGCAEVLADQWSRDVKSRLPLAPEELNAAMDRALAALMAA from the coding sequence ATGGACATCAACAACTCCGTCGCCCTTGTCACCGGCGCCAACCGCGGCCTGGGCCGCGCCTTTTCCCAGCGTCTGCTCGAACGGGGCGCCCGCAAGGTCTACGCGACGGCCCGCCGGCCGGAGACCGTGGACCTGCCCGGCGTCGAGGTGCTGCCCCTCGACATCACCGACCCCGCATCCGTGCGGGCCACCGCCGAGGCCGCCCCGGACGTCTCACTGCTGATCAACAACGCGGGTGTCAGCACGGGTGCCGATCTGGTGACCGGTTCGCCGGACGCGGTGCGGCACGAACTGGAGACCAACATGTTCGGCCACCTGGAGATGATCCGGGCGTTCGCGCCGGCGCTCGCCGGGAACGGCGGGGGCGCGATCGTCAACGTCCTCTCCGCCATGTCGTGGTTCGGGGGCAGGGGTGCCGGCGCGTATCACCTGTCCAAGGCCGCCGCCTGGGCCATGACCAACGGCGTCCGTCTGGAGCTGGCCGAGCAGGGCACGCTCGTCACGGCGGTGCACCTCGGCCTGGCCGACACCGACATGGCCGCGGGCTGGCCCGTGGCCAAGATCGCTCCGTCGGACCTGGCCGACGCGGCGCTCGACGGGGTCGAGGCCGGCTGCGCCGAGGTTCTCGCCGACCAGTGGAGCCGGGACGTCAAGTCGCGGCTGCCCCTGGCGCCGGAAGAGCTGAACGCCGCGATGGACCGAGCCCTGGCGGCGCTGATGGCGGCCTGA
- a CDS encoding MerR family DNA-binding transcriptional regulator, whose product MSATVDATERLIRIGEVARGAGVSVRAVRYYEQQGLLTPERSPSGQRLYRQDAIPLVRFFQQMYAAGLTSRRITELLPCWDAGHTDADQRAMLRVERERIQAKIEDLQAARDRLDEVIALTDTHP is encoded by the coding sequence ATGTCTGCCACAGTGGACGCGACCGAGCGGCTGATCCGCATCGGCGAGGTGGCACGGGGCGCCGGTGTCTCCGTGCGCGCCGTGCGCTACTACGAGCAGCAGGGGCTGCTCACCCCGGAGCGCAGCCCGTCGGGCCAGCGCCTGTACCGGCAGGACGCCATCCCGCTGGTCCGTTTCTTCCAGCAGATGTACGCCGCCGGCCTGACCAGCCGACGGATCACCGAACTCCTTCCGTGCTGGGACGCCGGACACACCGACGCCGACCAACGAGCCATGCTGCGCGTCGAACGCGAGCGCATCCAGGCCAAGATCGAAGACCTGCAGGCCGCCCGGGACCGCCTCGACGAGGTCATCGCCCTCACGGACACGCACCCTTGA